In Primulina huaijiensis isolate GDHJ02 chromosome 6, ASM1229523v2, whole genome shotgun sequence, a single window of DNA contains:
- the LOC140979257 gene encoding small ribosomal subunit protein uS13z/uS13y/uS13x, with the protein MSLVSNEEFQHILRVQNTNVDGKQKIMFALTSIKGIGRRFANIVCKKADVDMNKRAGELSAAEIDNLMVIVANPRQFKIPDWFLNRKKDYKDGKFSQVTSNALDMKLRDDLERLKKIRNHRGLRHYWGLRVRGQHTKTTGRRGKTVGVSKKR; encoded by the exons ATG TCGCTCGTGTCAAATGAGGAGTTCCAGCACATTCTACGTGTGCAGAACACTAACGTTGATGGGAAGCAGAAGATCATGTTCGCTTTGACATCTATCAAGGGTATCGGTCGCCGCTTCGCTAATATTGTCTGCAAGAAAGCAGATGTGGATATGAACAAGAG GGCTGGTGAACTTTCTGCTGCTGAGATCGACAACTTGATGGTAATTGTTGCAAACCCTCGCCAATTCAAGATTCCAGACTGGTTTTTGAACAGGAAGAAGGATTACAAGGACGGAAAGTTTTCTCAAGTCACTTCAAATGCTCTTGACATGAAACTCAGGGATGATCTCGAGCGATTGAAAAAGATCAG GAACCACCGTGGGCTTCGTCACTACTGGGGCCTTAGAGTGCGTGGACAGCACACCAAGACTACAGGGCGTAGGGGAAAGACTGTTGGTGTCTCAAAGAAGCGATAA